One Paraburkholderia aromaticivorans DNA segment encodes these proteins:
- a CDS encoding DEAD/DEAH box helicase: MSFASLGLIDPLLRNVQDLNYQAPTPVQAKAIPAVLSGKDVMAAAQTGTGKTAGFALPLLQRLVQHGPAVSSNRARVLVLVPTRELAEQVLQSFIEYGKGLDLRFLAAYGGVSINPQMMKLRKGVDVLVATPGRLLDLNRQNAVQFDQVQTLVLDEADRMLDLGFARELNAVFAALPAQRQTLLFSATFTDDIRAMAASILHAPVNISVSPPNATASRIKQWVVPVDKRNKPDLFMHLVAENDWTHALVFVKTRNGVDYLAAMLDEAGYAVDTIHGDKPQPARLRALERFKSGEVHMLVATDVAARGLDIDDLPLVINVDLPIVAQDYVHRIGRTGRAGASGVAVSLVCADEAPQLAAIEALIRQTLPREEEPGFEAEHRVPQTSATGQIIKKPKKPKKSKVPQAAPRAVQEPSKKTRPQSGENKRKPAAQRAVAADKGTGLSSGSPFSVQKPRSKPAGRPVASSHKPAGKPAGGRGKRQP, from the coding sequence ATGTCTTTTGCCTCGCTTGGCCTGATCGATCCCTTGCTGCGTAATGTGCAGGACCTCAATTACCAGGCACCTACGCCGGTGCAGGCCAAGGCGATTCCTGCTGTGCTCAGCGGCAAGGACGTCATGGCGGCGGCACAGACCGGCACCGGCAAAACGGCGGGTTTTGCGCTGCCGCTGTTGCAACGGCTGGTGCAGCACGGCCCGGCGGTGTCGAGCAACCGCGCGCGTGTTCTGGTGCTGGTGCCCACGCGTGAACTGGCCGAACAGGTGCTGCAAAGCTTTATCGAATACGGCAAAGGCCTCGACTTACGATTTCTGGCCGCCTACGGCGGCGTGAGTATCAACCCGCAGATGATGAAGTTGCGCAAAGGCGTGGATGTGCTCGTCGCCACGCCGGGCCGTTTGCTGGATCTCAACCGCCAGAACGCAGTGCAGTTCGATCAAGTACAAACGCTGGTGCTGGATGAAGCCGACCGTATGCTTGATCTGGGCTTTGCGCGCGAACTCAACGCCGTCTTTGCTGCCTTGCCCGCTCAGCGCCAGACCCTGCTGTTCTCTGCCACGTTTACCGATGATATCCGCGCCATGGCGGCGAGTATTCTGCACGCCCCGGTCAATATCAGCGTCAGTCCGCCCAACGCCACGGCCAGCAGGATCAAGCAGTGGGTGGTGCCGGTGGATAAGAGGAACAAGCCGGACCTCTTCATGCACCTTGTGGCTGAGAACGACTGGACGCACGCGCTGGTGTTCGTCAAAACCCGCAATGGCGTGGATTACCTCGCGGCCATGCTGGATGAAGCGGGCTATGCGGTCGACACCATCCACGGCGACAAACCGCAACCCGCGCGCCTGCGTGCGCTGGAGCGCTTCAAGTCGGGCGAAGTACATATGCTGGTAGCCACCGATGTGGCTGCGCGCGGGCTCGATATCGACGACCTGCCGCTGGTGATCAACGTCGATCTGCCGATCGTGGCGCAAGACTATGTGCACCGTATTGGCCGTACCGGACGCGCGGGCGCCAGCGGCGTGGCGGTGTCCCTTGTGTGTGCCGATGAAGCGCCGCAACTGGCCGCGATTGAAGCGCTGATCCGGCAAACGCTGCCCCGCGAAGAAGAGCCGGGTTTTGAGGCAGAACACCGCGTGCCGCAGACGAGCGCGACGGGCCAGATCATCAAGAAACCCAAAAAGCCCAAGAAGTCCAAAGTGCCGCAAGCTGCGCCGCGTGCCGTGCAGGAGCCGAGCAAAAAAACGCGCCCGCAAAGTGGCGAAAACAAACGCAAGCCTGCGGCGCAACGCGCTGTGGCCGCGGATAAAGGCACAGGCTTGTCCAGCGGTAGTCCATTCAGCGTGCAAAAGCCGCGTAGCAAACCCGCCGGCAGGCCCGTTGCGAGTTCACACAAGCCGGCTGGCAAACCCGCTGGTGGCCGCGGCAAACGCCAACCCTGA